The sequence below is a genomic window from Zygosaccharomyces rouxii strain CBS732 chromosome D complete sequence.
ACTACATAGAATTTGGCTCGTAACACATTTGAATCAGCTAAAGAAACCCTTCCTCTTGTTaacttctttttgtttctGTTTTTGCTTCTCTTTCTCCTTCTCCTGTTCACCAAgaattaattcttcaaatactcTTGCCTCTTCAGCCTCTTCTGGAGATCTCTTTGCCTTTGAAAATCTATCAGCCATGAACAGTAACCCCTTTGCCTTTGTTAAACGTACTTTAGTAGGTTCCGTGTTATCATTTAATATTGTATTACAAACCtcctttaatttcttctccaATTCGAATTTATTCATAGCCCACACAACACCTAGTGCCTTTCCTGCCAtcatattttcaaatgtaGCTCTTTCGTATTGATCTAATTCATCTGGGTTAACTTCGTTCATTTGTTCCATGGTCTTCTGTGCCTCCAACCCAGTTGATAACAAATTATAAGCAGATTTAACACTTCTTGCGTTATCACGTACACCTGtgaacaatttggaaaaccCATGAGTTTTCTTAGACatgataaaattttgggCCTTTGTATGATAACATTTGGCCAAAATGTGTAGGAGTTGAAGACCaaaactttccaatttcaaattttcaatttcctgATCCAATTTCGATGCAAATTCGTCTAGCCTATTATCCTTAAGCGCTAGCACATATGAGTCCAATTTGttatttaattttttcgCCAGTTCCTTCACTTGTTCTGCTAACTCTTCTCTTCTCcttttttccatttctaTCAACTTCTCCCTCTGTTGCTTCGACAATTTCTTATTCTTCTCATCTAATTTAGCTGCTGCCTCCTCACTGCTAGTGTGAACCATACCACTTTCACCAGGTTTGGAAGGTGTACCATCATTCTGTGGTTCATCAATAATG
It includes:
- the CAJ1 gene encoding Caj1p (similar to uniprot|P39101 YER048C Saccharomyces cerevisiae CAJ1 Nuclear type II J heat shock protein of the E. coli dnaJ family); translation: MVKDTEYYDRLGISPTATPTEIKKAYRRKAMETHPDKHPDDPEAENKFQAVGEAYQVLSDESLRARYDEYGKDDAVPQQGFEDANEYFTVIFGGDGFKDWIGEFSIFKDLNEAGGIIDEPQNDGTPSKPGESGMVHTSSEEAAAKLDEKNKKLSKQQREKLIEMEKRRREELAEQVKELAKKLNNKLDSYVLALKDNRLDEFASKLDQEIENLKLESFGLQLLHILAKCYHTKAQNFIMSKKTHGFSKLFTGVRDNARSVKSAYNLLSTGLEAQKTMEQMNEVNPDELDQYERATFENMMAGKALGVVWAMNKFELEKKLKEVCNTILNDNTEPTKVRLTKAKGLLFMADRFSKAKRSPEEAEEARVFEELILGEQEKEKEKQKQKQKEVNKRKGFFS